The Rhodothermales bacterium genomic sequence ATCATGTCCGCAACGGTCTGTCCTACCAACCGTTTGGCGTCGTTCTGTGTCCGTGCCATCCTATTCGAATCGGAGCGCATCGATCGGATTCAACCGGGCCGCCTTGAAGGCCGGATATCCGCCGAAGACCAGCGCAATGAATGTGACCATGACGACGGCGGCAATGGCCCATCCAACCGGGAACGCCGCCGAGATGTCAAAATACAGGGCGACGCCATTCCCGGCCAGCGCTCCAAGAAGGATTCCGATGGCACCCCCGATCTGGCACAGGAAAAAGGCTTCCAGCAGGAACTGACGGAGGATGTCCTTGCGCCGGGCACCGATGGACTTCCGGATTCCGATTTCACGGGTACGCTCAATGACGGACACGAGCATGATGTTCATGATGCCGATCCCGGCGGCCAGGAGCGATATCAATCCGATGCCGGCTCCTCCCATGGTCAACGTTCCCGTGAAGGCTTCAAATACAGCCTGCATGGAGTCGTTGGTGGACAGGTCAAAATTGTTCGGGTCGCCCGGTTGCACCTTCCGGATGACCCGCATGCGACCGATGACCTCGTCCTTTGCCGCATTGATCATGGCCGGATCATGGACGCGGATGGACACATTGGCGATATTGCGCTGGGGCTGTCCGTAGACCGTGAAACCCCGACTGATGGGCACGAAAACCCGGTTGTCTTCCGAGAACCCGAGGAAACTGCCCTTTTCCTTCAACACCCCGATGACCGAGCATCGCATGCCATCCATGGTCAATTGCTTCCCAAGGGGTGATTCGTTGGGAAACAGCTCCTCGGCAATAATGGAGCCGGTCACGCACACCGGACGGGCGTACTGGATGTCTTCTGCCGTGAAGAACCTTCCGTATTCGACCTCGTGGCTGAAGTTGCCCAGCATATCCTCGTCGGTGCCCATGATCATCACATTCGGCTCCGTTTCCCGGTCGGAATAGGAGACCTTCGTCATCTTGAAGTCCTCCATGGGCGACACCGTGACCGGAACGGTCATGAGGGATTCCAGACGTTCCACCTGATCGTAGGTAATGCTTGGCCGGTTGCGAACAGCCGCGCTCGTATTGCCCATCTGGATGGGCGGCGTCCGGGTCACCGAGAAGGTGGACGACCCCAGGAATTGGAGCCGTTCCTTGAAGTACACATCAATCACTTCGACGGCCGTCACGGACACGATGATGGCGAACACACCGATCACCATGCCCAGCAACGTGAGACCCGATCTCATCTTGTGCCCGCGCAGGGACTCCCAGGCCATCCGGAATGCTTCAAGAAATGCCATGTCAAATACGTTTATTCGTAGCGGAGGGCTTCAATGGGCGTCGCGTTGGCAGCCGACCAGGCCGGTGCCAGGCCGAAGGTCGTACCGATGGCCACGCAGATACCGAAGGCAATGGCCACAATCCCGACGCCCATCTGCGCGGGCAGCACGAGCGAAATCAGGAGTGCGAGGGGGATTGAAAGCAGGACGCCCACGACGCCACCGACCATGCAAATCACGATGGCCTCGATGAGGAACTGCATGAGGATGGTACGTCTCCGGGCCCCCACTGCCTTCCGGATGCCGATTTCCCGTGTCCGCTCTTTCACCGTCACGAACATGATGTTCATGACGCCGATACCGCCCACCAACAGGGCGAGCGCCGTCAATCCGATCCCGATGCCGAAGATGGCATTCTTGATGGGAGCGATGGCTGCCCGCAGCGATTCCTGTTCATTGATTTCGAAGTCGTCCTCCTCACCTGCCTGGAGACCCCGGGCCAACCGGACGACGCCCCGCAATTCATCCCGGGCCTCGGCAACAGGCACGCCGGACACGATCTTGGCCCGGACCGATGCATCCCGCCAACGCGTGCCGAAATGCTTCTGGAACGAGGAGAAGGGCACGAAGGCCGACGTATCGTTCCCGCCTCCGCCCTGTCCTTCCTTCTTCAGGATGCCGATGATCCGGTAACGGTGCCCGCCTATCCGGATGGTTTTTCCGAGGGCATTTCCGACGGGAAACAACTCGCTGGCCACGACGGCACCCACCACCGCCACGCTGCGTGCGCTCAGGTCATCCACTTCCGAATAGAAGTATCCCTCCTGCAGATCAACGGTCTGGACCATCGGATAATTCGCCAATGTACCCCGAACCGTGATGTTGGGCAGGTTCTGGTGTTCCGATACGGCCGCCCGGCCGGTCGTGACGACCGCGGTGGCGGCTTCCACGAGCGATGCACGCTCATTGATGGCCGTCGCAATATCCACGTCAATGCGGGGCCGGTTTATGTACTCCCACCATTTGAACCCCGGTCCGCCGACCCATGGCCAGCGCTCCACGTACATGACATCGGCACCCAGGCTGGCCATGTCATTCTCGAATCCCTGCTCAATGCCGTTCACAATGGTGGCCATCCCCGTAACGGAAACGATTCCGATGATGATGCCAAGCGTGGTCAGTACGGCTCGCATCTTGTTGCTCACGACGGCCCGGACGGCAATCAGGAACGACTCGGTCAACTCGAAGAAATATCGACGCACGTGGGGCAGGGTTTTGGGGGCGTGGAATCTGATCCGGGTACGCGACGTTCACCCTGTAGTTGCAATACACACCCTCTCCCGGACATGAGCAAGGCACGCATTCTCGCGGAATTCTGGACGTTCCTGAAAATGAGGCGCAAGCTGTGGCTGGCCCCCATCGTATTCATCCTGCTTCTGTTGAGCTTGCTGATCGTGCTCACACAGGGCTCAGCCCTCGCCCCGTTCATTTACGCCCTCTTCTGATGGATTGTCCAGTCGGACTTCGAAACGCAACCGGTACTCCCTGTAGGTCGTGTTGAAGTCGGACTTGACGAGCCGGAAGCCGTTACGAAGCGCCAGGATGGTCATTCCCGGGTGCAGGTTGGGAAAGGTATCGAATGCAAACCGGGTGAACCCCATCTGCTGCACCCGGGCCATCATGTCCGCAAGCAGGGCCGATGCCACGCCACGACGCCGCCACGCCGGCATGACGCCCCCCTTTGCACTGTAGAACGTGAACCGGTTTTCCCGGTAGCCGATCTTGAACCCGACCGGGTCCGGACCCGACCAGGCAATCAGGATGACCACGTCAGGCCGCTCGAACGTATTGATGATCCGGTCTTCCTCGAAGATGAGCCGGTTCATCGGACGGATGATGGGAAGTGCATCGAGGCCCACCTGCTCAATCCGGATCCCGGCATGTCCGTACTCCGTCATGAATCCGCCTCCACCAGGGTACCGGGCTCCAGCAGTGCGGGGGGCACGTCCTGCAGGAATCGGGTCGGACTCGTGAAATACTGGCCATCGAATCGACGGGCCTGGACCATGGGATAGCTCACATACAGTTCATCGGCCGCCCGGGTAATGGCCACGTACATCAGGCGGAGTTCCTCATCCACGGCCTGGGTGTCGCCAACGGCCCGGGCGGAGGGCAATACGCCGTCCAGCGCCTGGATGATGAACACGACCTTGAACTCGAGTCCCTTCGCGGAGTGGATGGTCGACAGGGTCAAGGGCAATTCATCATTGCCTTCCTCCTCCACATCCATGGCCGTCAATTCCACAGGGTCAAGCGCCATGCTTTCCAACATCCGCGTGCGGTCCGTGAAGGAGGCGGCCAGTGCCGCCAGCGCATCCAGGTCCTGCTGCCGTTTGGGATGATCCTCGTAATAGACGCGCTTCAGGATGGGCTCGTAATAGGCCAACACCCGCTCCAGTTCATCGGCCGGCGTCGCCCCGGGAGCATTCCGTCCGCTCCGCAGCAGGTTGAACAACGCGGTCAACTGGTCCGCGTATCGGTCCGACAGGAAAGCATGGTCCAGAGAGAGCGCATCGGAGGGCTCGGCCATGATGGCGTTCATCAATCGATGGGCGGTCTTCGGCCCGATCCCCTCCAGCAGCTGCAGGATCCGGTTCCAGGACACGGCATCCTGCGGATTCTCCATCACCCGCACGTGGGCCAGGACATCTTTTACGTGGGCTGCATCGGACAATTTCAGGCCACCATATTTCACGAACGGAATGCCCATCCGATTGAGTTCCACTTCCAGATTGTACGAATTGAATCCGTTCCGGAACAGGACCGCCATCTGGTTCAGCTCCACACCCTCCTCCCGAAGTGCCAGGATCTGCTGGGCGACGAACCGGCTTTCGAAGCGCTCGTCCTGGGCAGCCACGAATACCGGGGTCACCCCGCCGTCCCGCTCCGTGAACAGCTGCTTGTCATGTTTCCGGTGGGCACGCGCCAGGACGTGGTTGGCCAGATCCAGGATGGGCTGTGTGGAACGGTAATTCTGCTCCAGCTTGAGGAGCCAGGCACCCGGGAATTGCTCGTCGAATGTCAGGATGTTGCGCAGATCCGCGCCCCGGAAACCATAGATGCTCTGTGCATCGTCGCCGACGGCCATCACATTGCCGTGCACGGATGAAAATGCGGCGACGAGGGCAGCCTGGGCCGGATTCGTATCTTGGTATTCATCCACCAGCACGTGACGGCACCGACCGGCCACCGTCCGGCGGATTTCGTCGTGGTCCCGAAGCAGCACCAGCGTCTGGATGAGCAGGTCGTCATAGTCCATGAGCCCGTGCTGCTGCTTGTAGACCCCATAGGCTTTGGCAAGTGCGGCGATTTCGTCCTCGAAGGAGACGAACTGCGGCCAGGTGGACTGGAGGATATCGGAAAGGGATGCGCCGCGACTCCGGACGGCGCTGATGATGGCCTGGAGCGTTCGTTTCTTCGGGAAGCGTTTGCGGGACAGCGATTTGGGAAGCGCTCCCCGCAGGACATCAATCACGTCCGCGGCATCCGATGCGTCGAGTATGGTGAAGTTCTTCGGCCATCCGATGACGGGCGCGTACTGGCGCAGGATCGATACCCCGAATGCATGGAAGGTGCCGCCCCGGACCTGGTTGCACCGGCCGTCCAGCAGCAACGACGCCCGGGCCAGCATTTCCCGGGACGCGCGGCGCGTGAACGTCAGGAGTACAATCTGCTCGGGTGGTGTCCCGTGTTCGACCAGCCAGGCCAGCCGATAGACCAGGGTGCGGGTCTTTCCGGTACCCGCACCAGCCACCACCAACGTTGCTCCCCCGGGTGCACGGACCACATCCAGTTGTTGGGCGTTCAGTTCATCGGCATAGGGAATGACCGTCTGCACCACATCGGCGTCAGGATCACGCTTGATGACGAAGTGGCGGGCCATGCATGCAGGCGGTTGACTGGGCGATGTGCGTGTGAACGTGGACGCCGACAATTGGTTTGGCAGGGCCGGAATTCATAGATTGAGCGCCTGTTACCAGGCAGGTTTGTATGGGAAAAATCATCGCGGTTGCGAACCAGAAAGGCGGAGTCGGCAAGACCACGACGTCCGTCAATGTGGCCGCGTCCATCGCCGCCATGGAACACCGTACCCTGCTCATGGACTTCGATCCGCAGGCGAACGGAACGTCCGGTTCGGGTATTGATGTCCGGTCGGTCGGCAAGTCCACCTACGAGGTGCTCATCGGGGAGGCGACGGCCGAAGAGGTCATCGTACCTACCGAGATGGAATTCCTGGATGTCATGCCGAGCCATATCAACCTGGTGGGTGCGGAAATCGAAATGGTCGACGTGGTCGACCGGGAGCGCATCCTGCGCAAGGCCTTGCAGCCCATCCGTGACCGCTACGATTTCATCATCATCGATTGCCCGCCGTCGCTCGGTCTGCTTACCCTGAACTCCCTGACGGCGGCCGATTCCGTCATCATCCCGGTCCAGGCGGAATACTTCGCCCTGGAAGGCCTTGGACAGTTGCTGAACACCATCAAACTCGTGCGTCAGCACCTGAATCCGGACCTTGAAATCGAAGGGGTGGTCCTGACCATGTTCGATACCCGACTCCGTCTGGCCAACCAGGTGGCGTCCGAAGTCCGGAAGTATTTCGGGGACAAGGTCTTCTCGACCATTGTCCAACGCAACGTCCGGTTGTCGGAAGCCCCCAGCTACGGGCAGCCCGTCATCCTGTACGATGCCGCCAGTACGGGCTCCCGGAACTACATCGGTCTGGCCCGGGAAATCCTGACCAACAACAAAGCCTATCTCCAACCTGCCGACTGAGGCTGCCATGGCAAAACGAAAGTCTGCGCTCGGAAAAGGCCTGGGGGCCTTGCTGCCCGACAATGAGGCCCGCACGTCGGCGGCCGAGGATCCGGCCTCCCCACGCTTGTACAATTTCGAAGACCGGATCCGTACGGCAGGCTCGGTTTCGGACATCGCCGTCGACCGGATTGAACCCAATCCGTACCAACCGCGCGAGCACTTCGACGGGACGGCCCTGGCCGAACTGGCCCAGTCCATCCGGTCGTTGGGCATCATCCAGCCCCTGACCGTCCGGGCCGTTGGTCCGAACCGGTTCGAATTGATTTCGGGTGAGCGGCGATTGCGGGCCGCCCGTCAGGCAGGCCTCGAACGCGTACCGGCCTACATCCGGGAGGCCGACACGGAGGCCATGCTGGAAATGGCCATCGTGGAAAACGTCCAGCGGGAGCAGCTGAACCCCATCGAAATCTCCCTCGGCTATCGTCGCTTGATGGATGAGTGCGGGCTGACCCAGGAACACGTGGCCGACAAGGTGGGAAAAAGTCGCTCCGCCGTCGCCAATTTCCTGCGCCTGCTTCGCTTGCCACCCGTCATCCAGGCGGGTCTCCGGGATGGTCAGTTGTCCACGGGTCATGCCCGGGCGTTGCTCGCACTTGAATCGGAAGCCGACCAGAAGACGGCTCTCGAGACCATCGTCGCCAAGGGCCTCTCGGTCCGCGACACGGAGCAGTGGGTCAAAAAAATGCTGTCGGCCGGGCAACCCCCGACACAACAACCGGCAGGTGCGTCACCTGCCGCCACGCACGAGGCCGATCTGGAATTGCGCCGCATGACCGACGATCTGCGTTCGCGACTGGGGACGAAAGTCCGGATCAAACCTGTGGGCAAAGGCACGTCCGGGCGGATTGAGGTGGAGTTCTATTCCGCCGAGGATCTGGAGCGCATTGTGGACCTGCTCACATCCTGATGCGTGCCCTCTGTGTGCTGCTCATGGGTCTGTGCGCACTTCCGGACCTGGCGACGGCCCAGGCGACGCTGTCCGGCAATCGGCCTGACGACGTACAGCGCCTGGTCATTGGTCGCGCCCTGCCTCCCGCCGTGAATCGGACGCCACAGGATGCGCTTCGACGTGCCCTCCTGGTGCCGGGCTGGGGACAGATCTACAATCGGCAGTACATCAAGCTCCCGTTCGTCTATGGCGCACTCGGCGGGTTGGCCACGCTCGCCGTGTTGAGTCACCAGGACTATACCCTGTACCGCGACGCCTACCAGTACAAGGCGTGGCAGGAACTCGTGGACGCCGGAGCGCAGGCGGTGAACCCCAAGGCAGAGTTCCAGTCTGCATACGACGAGATCGCTGCCGAATTCGGAACCGTCTCGTCCCGACCCATCCAAACGCAGCGAAATAATTTCCGACGTTCGCGTGACCTTTCGCTGATTGGCATCGGCTTAGTGTATGGTCTGGCTGTGCTGGACGCTTATGTAAGTGCGCACTTGATTGATTTCGATGACGGAACAGACCTGTCGCTGCATGTGGCACCGGTCCCTTCCGGCATTCGAACGACCGTATTGATCCCGCTGGGATCCCGGTAATCCTGTAACCTCTTGCTTTGGCGGACGTCTCAGAGACCGCCCAACCACCAACGTGGCCCGTGTGTGCCGCGAGAGTCTTCATCATGCGAGAAGGTACCAGATTGAATGATCCCGTTACCGACGTGGTCGATGTGACGGCCACGGCACGAACCTCGGAGCCCAGCCTGTTCAAGAAATGCCATGCATTTTTTGATTCCGAAAACCTGTATGCGCAGGTGAAGGCGGCTGACCTCTACCCGTATTTCCGGGCCATTGAACGGAACGACGGAACGCGCGCGATCATGAATGGCCGGGAAGTCATCATGGCGGGATCCAACAACTATCTGGGGCTCCTCTCCGACGAGCGTGTCCGCGAAGCCGCCGTGGAAGCCATCCACAAATACGGCACCGGGTGCACAGGCAGCCGGTTCCTGAACGGCACCCTCGACCTGCACATCCAGTTGGAAGAACGGCTGGCGCGTTTCATGAACCGTGAAGCCTGCGTCCTGTTTTCCACGGGTTACATGACCAACGAGGGCGTCATCCAGTCGCTGGCCGGCAAAGGAGACGTCATCTTCTCGGACAAGGACAACCACGCATGCATCGTGGCGGGGACGAAGGTGGCCATGGCCGATACCCTCCGCTTCCGTCACAACGACATGAAGCATCTCCGGGCGCTCCTGGAGAAGACGCAACTTGAACGCCCTGGAGCAGGCAAACTGATCGTCACGGATGGGGTGTTCTCCATGTCGGGAATCGTAGCCAAGCTTCCCGAACTTGTGGAGCTGGCCGAGGAATTCGACGCGGTCCTGATGGCCGACGATGCCCATGCCGTGGGTGTCATCGGACCAGGCGGACGTGGAACGGCGGCCCAGTTCGGGCTCGAGGATCGGGTCCACCTCACCACCGGCACATTCTCGAAGAGCTTTGCATCCCTCGGTGGATTCTGTGTGGGCGACGCCGACGTCGTGGAGTACATCCGTCACACGAGTTCGACACACATCTTCTCGGCGTCCATGCCTCCCTCGAATGTGGCCACGGTACTGAAGTGCCTGGAGATCCTGGAAACGGAGCCCTGGCGCCTGGACCGCCTGTGGGAAATCTCCGATTACATGCGGGCCGGTTTCGAGGATGCCGGGTTCAATGTCTGGAACAGCCAGACGCCCATCATTCCGGTCGTGGCCGGCAACATGCGCACCTGTTTCGAAATGTGGCGCGACCTCCTGGACACCGGTGTCTTCGTGAACGCCGTCGTCCCTCCGGCCGTACCGCAGGGACAATCCGTGTTGCGCACGTCCTACATGGCTACCCACACCAATGAGGACCTCGACTTCATCCTGGATGCCTTCAAACGGGTGGGCCACAAGCACGGCGTCATAGGAACCAACGGTTCGGCAGCCTGATGACCGGATTTACGGTTTCTCCGGTCACGTCCCGACGGGACCGGAAGGCGTTCATCCAATTCCCGTTCGACCTGTACCGGGAGAGCAACGTGTGGGTACCGCCGCTCCGCATGGACGTTGCGCGACTCATCAACCCCCGGAAGAACGCCTTTTTCGGCCACGGGGACATGCAACTCTTTCTTGCCAGGGATGCCTCCGGCCGTGTAGCCGGGCGGATTGCGGCCATCCGGAATGGCATGCATCTGCAAAAATATGACGATGCCGTCGGGTTTTTCGGTTTTTTCGAGACCGTGGACGATGACGACGTGGCCGGGGCCTTGCTTGAGGCCGCAGCCGGGTGGTTGCGCAGCCAGGGACTGTCCGTCATGCGCGGGCCGGCCAATCCCACCTTGAACGACACCGCCGGTCTGCTTGTGGGTGGGTTCGACCGCCAGCCATCCATTCTCATGCCGTACAATTTCCCGTACTATGAGGCCATGCTGGCGCGTTTCGGGTTCTCCCGGTCCATGACCATGTGGGCCTATTACAGCCACATCAAATACCTGGACGATGCCAAGTTGAACCGGGGCCGGGATCTCATCATGCGTCGCTATCCCGGCCTGAGCGCGCGTCGGCTGGACATGTCCCGTTTCGAGGAAGAAGCAGCCACCATCCTGGACATCTACAACGATGCCTGGTCCAGGAACTGGGGGCATGTCCCCATGACCGATCCCGAGTTCACGCAATTGGCCTCGGAATTGAAGCAGATCGTGGACCCGCGCCTGGTGGTCATGGTGGAAGACGAGGGTGAACCCGTCGCATTCGCCATTTCATTGCCGGACCTGAACTATGCATTGAAGACGCTGAAGACAGGACGGTTGCTGCCGTTCGGCCTGTTCAAGTTGTTGATGCTCGCCAAGAGTGGTGTCATCCGGGAAATCCGGATGCCGCTCATGGGTGTCCGGCTTTCCCATCAGGGGCGCGGCCTGGATGCCATGCTGATTGCGGAAACCATCAACACGGGTCGGGAAATCGGCGTACAGGGATGCGAAATGAGTTGGGTGCTGGACACGAACATGAAACTCAGAAATGCCCTGGAGGCCATGAACGGAGTGAAAGACAAGGAGTATGCCTTGTTTGATGCACCCATCTGAGCCCATGTCCCGACCTGCATTCGTTTATTTCGACATCGACGACACCCTACTGGATCACACCCGTGCCGAGCGGCACGCGCTCAACGACGTCATTGCCGACCGGTCCGATGCATTTGACGGACTGACGCACGACGAGATCGTTTCGGCGTACCGGGAGGTGAATGCACGGGTCTGGAGCGAATATGCAGCGGGGTCCCGAAGCAAGGACCAGACGAAGTATGGCCGGTTCGAGCTCCTTCTGGACCGGCTGGGACGTGGCGGAAATGGCCTGCACGTGGAGCTCGCCGACCTGTACCTGGAACGGTACAGCGACCATTGGAGCTTTGTGGACGGGGCTGAACAGGCCTGGCAGGCGGTATCATCGACGTATCCCTGCGGTTTGTTGACGAACGGATTCTCGGAGATCCAGCGGGCGAAGCTGTCCCGCTTCCCTGTGCTGGACCGGAACGCCCGGCACATCATCATCAGCGATGAGATCGGCTGGTTGAAACCGCACCGGGCCCTGTTCGATCACGCAGCCGGAATGGCCGGCGTGCCTCCCGAAGATATCCTCTATGTTGGTGATTCGGCCCGGTCGGACGTCGAAGGCGGACTGGGCGCCGATTGGTCCGTGGCGTGGTACCGGGGGGACGATCATGCGTCCGAACGCGTATTCTCCTTCCAGGACTACCGTGAACTGATGGACCGACTGGAAGCCTCTTGAGCACGGTGCACGCGCGTGACCCAAACAAAAAAAGCCACCTGTCTCCAGGTGGCTTTTTTGCGGACCCCGTCCTTTTCAGGACGATGGTTCCAAAAGTTTCCTGACGCGCGAATCTCCCCCGGTGGTCCGTTCAGCCGAAGCTGTTCAGAACAGCCGGTTACGGGAGATTCTCGTCTTATGGTTGGCATCACCACCAGGGTGATGC encodes the following:
- a CDS encoding ABC transporter permease, whose product is MRRYFFELTESFLIAVRAVVSNKMRAVLTTLGIIIGIVSVTGMATIVNGIEQGFENDMASLGADVMYVERWPWVGGPGFKWWEYINRPRIDVDIATAINERASLVEAATAVVTTGRAAVSEHQNLPNITVRGTLANYPMVQTVDLQEGYFYSEVDDLSARSVAVVGAVVASELFPVGNALGKTIRIGGHRYRIIGILKKEGQGGGGNDTSAFVPFSSFQKHFGTRWRDASVRAKIVSGVPVAEARDELRGVVRLARGLQAGEEDDFEINEQESLRAAIAPIKNAIFGIGIGLTALALLVGGIGVMNIMFVTVKERTREIGIRKAVGARRRTILMQFLIEAIVICMVGGVVGVLLSIPLALLISLVLPAQMGVGIVAIAFGICVAIGTTFGLAPAWSAANATPIEALRYE
- a CDS encoding ParB/RepB/Spo0J family partition protein; translation: MAKRKSALGKGLGALLPDNEARTSAAEDPASPRLYNFEDRIRTAGSVSDIAVDRIEPNPYQPREHFDGTALAELAQSIRSLGIIQPLTVRAVGPNRFELISGERRLRAARQAGLERVPAYIREADTEAMLEMAIVENVQREQLNPIEISLGYRRLMDECGLTQEHVADKVGKSRSAVANFLRLLRLPPVIQAGLRDGQLSTGHARALLALESEADQKTALETIVAKGLSVRDTEQWVKKMLSAGQPPTQQPAGASPAATHEADLELRRMTDDLRSRLGTKVRIKPVGKGTSGRIEVEFYSAEDLERIVDLLTS
- a CDS encoding ATP-dependent helicase; its protein translation is MARHFVIKRDPDADVVQTVIPYADELNAQQLDVVRAPGGATLVVAGAGTGKTRTLVYRLAWLVEHGTPPEQIVLLTFTRRASREMLARASLLLDGRCNQVRGGTFHAFGVSILRQYAPVIGWPKNFTILDASDAADVIDVLRGALPKSLSRKRFPKKRTLQAIISAVRSRGASLSDILQSTWPQFVSFEDEIAALAKAYGVYKQQHGLMDYDDLLIQTLVLLRDHDEIRRTVAGRCRHVLVDEYQDTNPAQAALVAAFSSVHGNVMAVGDDAQSIYGFRGADLRNILTFDEQFPGAWLLKLEQNYRSTQPILDLANHVLARAHRKHDKQLFTERDGGVTPVFVAAQDERFESRFVAQQILALREEGVELNQMAVLFRNGFNSYNLEVELNRMGIPFVKYGGLKLSDAAHVKDVLAHVRVMENPQDAVSWNRILQLLEGIGPKTAHRLMNAIMAEPSDALSLDHAFLSDRYADQLTALFNLLRSGRNAPGATPADELERVLAYYEPILKRVYYEDHPKRQQDLDALAALAASFTDRTRMLESMALDPVELTAMDVEEEGNDELPLTLSTIHSAKGLEFKVVFIIQALDGVLPSARAVGDTQAVDEELRLMYVAITRAADELYVSYPMVQARRFDGQYFTSPTRFLQDVPPALLEPGTLVEADS
- a CDS encoding AAA family ATPase, with product MGKIIAVANQKGGVGKTTTSVNVAASIAAMEHRTLLMDFDPQANGTSGSGIDVRSVGKSTYEVLIGEATAEEVIVPTEMEFLDVMPSHINLVGAEIEMVDVVDRERILRKALQPIRDRYDFIIIDCPPSLGLLTLNSLTAADSVIIPVQAEYFALEGLGQLLNTIKLVRQHLNPDLEIEGVVLTMFDTRLRLANQVASEVRKYFGDKVFSTIVQRNVRLSEAPSYGQPVILYDAASTGSRNYIGLAREILTNNKAYLQPAD
- a CDS encoding ABC transporter permease; this translates as MAFLEAFRMAWESLRGHKMRSGLTLLGMVIGVFAIIVSVTAVEVIDVYFKERLQFLGSSTFSVTRTPPIQMGNTSAAVRNRPSITYDQVERLESLMTVPVTVSPMEDFKMTKVSYSDRETEPNVMIMGTDEDMLGNFSHEVEYGRFFTAEDIQYARPVCVTGSIIAEELFPNESPLGKQLTMDGMRCSVIGVLKEKGSFLGFSEDNRVFVPISRGFTVYGQPQRNIANVSIRVHDPAMINAAKDEVIGRMRVIRKVQPGDPNNFDLSTNDSMQAVFEAFTGTLTMGGAGIGLISLLAAGIGIMNIMLVSVIERTREIGIRKSIGARRKDILRQFLLEAFFLCQIGGAIGILLGALAGNGVALYFDISAAFPVGWAIAAVVMVTFIALVFGGYPAFKAARLNPIDALRFE
- a CDS encoding DUF5989 family protein translates to MSKARILAEFWTFLKMRRKLWLAPIVFILLLLSLLIVLTQGSALAPFIYALF
- a CDS encoding GNAT family N-acetyltransferase, encoding MTEYGHAGIRIEQVGLDALPIIRPMNRLIFEEDRIINTFERPDVVILIAWSGPDPVGFKIGYRENRFTFYSAKGGVMPAWRRRGVASALLADMMARVQQMGFTRFAFDTFPNLHPGMTILALRNGFRLVKSDFNTTYREYRLRFEVRLDNPSEEGVNERGEG
- a CDS encoding pyridoxal phosphate-dependent aminotransferase family protein translates to MREGTRLNDPVTDVVDVTATARTSEPSLFKKCHAFFDSENLYAQVKAADLYPYFRAIERNDGTRAIMNGREVIMAGSNNYLGLLSDERVREAAVEAIHKYGTGCTGSRFLNGTLDLHIQLEERLARFMNREACVLFSTGYMTNEGVIQSLAGKGDVIFSDKDNHACIVAGTKVAMADTLRFRHNDMKHLRALLEKTQLERPGAGKLIVTDGVFSMSGIVAKLPELVELAEEFDAVLMADDAHAVGVIGPGGRGTAAQFGLEDRVHLTTGTFSKSFASLGGFCVGDADVVEYIRHTSSTHIFSASMPPSNVATVLKCLEILETEPWRLDRLWEISDYMRAGFEDAGFNVWNSQTPIIPVVAGNMRTCFEMWRDLLDTGVFVNAVVPPAVPQGQSVLRTSYMATHTNEDLDFILDAFKRVGHKHGVIGTNGSAA
- a CDS encoding DUF5683 domain-containing protein; protein product: MRALCVLLMGLCALPDLATAQATLSGNRPDDVQRLVIGRALPPAVNRTPQDALRRALLVPGWGQIYNRQYIKLPFVYGALGGLATLAVLSHQDYTLYRDAYQYKAWQELVDAGAQAVNPKAEFQSAYDEIAAEFGTVSSRPIQTQRNNFRRSRDLSLIGIGLVYGLAVLDAYVSAHLIDFDDGTDLSLHVAPVPSGIRTTVLIPLGSR
- a CDS encoding HAD-IA family hydrolase, with the protein product MSRPAFVYFDIDDTLLDHTRAERHALNDVIADRSDAFDGLTHDEIVSAYREVNARVWSEYAAGSRSKDQTKYGRFELLLDRLGRGGNGLHVELADLYLERYSDHWSFVDGAEQAWQAVSSTYPCGLLTNGFSEIQRAKLSRFPVLDRNARHIIISDEIGWLKPHRALFDHAAGMAGVPPEDILYVGDSARSDVEGGLGADWSVAWYRGDDHASERVFSFQDYRELMDRLEAS